Part of the Streptomyces sp. NBC_01460 genome, GCCCAGGGCCGCCAGCAGGACGAAGGCCCGGGAGCGGGTCGGCTTCCGGGGCGCCTCGCGTGGGGCGTCGCCCCGGATGAACGCCGCCCACCAGTCGTCGTCGCGCGCGGTCCGGGAGAAGAACGTCCGCGTCACCCAGAGCATGACCTCGTCGGTGGCGACACACTCGCTGCCCCGGCGCAGATGTCCGGCTGCCTGGAGCTTGTTGAGCGCGGTCCGCAGGGCGCACTGCCCGTACGGGAGGACCTTGGCGAGCGTCTTCACGGAGATGTCGGAGCCGTCGGGGAGCCGGTCGACGTACGCCGCGATGGCGGCCTCGCGCGGCGGCAGGTGCGCGAAGTCGCGCTCTTCGCGGGGGCGTTGGTCCGGCGCGGAGCGCTTGCCGTAACCGGGGTTCGCCATGGGGTGCGGGGCTACCTGCGGGGCGTAGGGGACGGCATTAAGCTGAGTGACAGCCATTTGGTTCGCCTGTCTCGATCTGAGTGGTCAGACCCCTGTCCGGTGTTCCCGCACCGACGGGGGTCGTTCTGTGTCAGTCCGCACGCTAGAGCGTCGCCACGATGCGTGGCAAGTCGGTCACGAAAAGTGAACTCTTCGAGGTGAGGGCGGCCTCGGGGAGGGTGGGTGGGTGGGAAAAGGCCCTCCTCCCATTCCTCTGAAAGAGCGCTCGGACTCCAGGACTTGAGCCCCGGGGGCTTTGCCGATGAGCCCTCCGCCGTGCTCAGCGCGTGCTCAGTGGGTGCGGACCGAGTGCGGCGTCCGCGTGCCGACGGCTCCCAGCTTGTCGGGGTTGGCGACGTTGTGGATGGCGGAGATCCGTCCCTCGGCGTCGAAGTCGAGGGTGACCGTGGCGAGCACGCGGTCCGGCGCGCTGAGGACCATCCCCGGCCCGCCGTTGATCTCGGCCATCTCGGCGCGCATGTCGGCCGGTTCGACGCCCTGGTAGGGGACCGTCCCCATGGCTGCGAACCAGGAGGCCACCGTGGTGGCGCCCACGACCGGGCGCAGGGCCTGGCGGACCTTGCCGCCGCCGTCGGTCCACAGGGTGACGTCCGGTGACAGCAGCTCCATCAGGGAGTTCATGTCGCCGCCGGCCGCTGCCGTGAAGAACCGTTCCGTCGCCTCGCGTCGGTGCGTACGGTCCGCCGTGAAGCGTGGCCGCCGGGCGCGCACGTGCTCGCGGGCGCGGTGCGCTGCCTGCCGCACGGCCGCCTCGGAGCGTTCCACCGCCTCCGCGATCTCGGCGTGGCTGAACCCGAAGGCCTCCTTCAGCACGAACACGGCGCGTTCCAGCGGGCTCAGTGTCTCCAGCACCACCAGCAGCGCCATCGACACGGACTCCGCCTCCAGCACCGTCTCGGCGGCGTCCCCGCCGGTGAGGATGGGCTCGGGGAGCCACGGCCCCACATAGACCTCACGTTGGTGGCGGGTCGACCGGAGGCGGTCCATCGCCAGGTTCGACACGATCCGCACCAGGTACGCCTTGGGGTCGGTCACCTGTGAACGGTCGGCGGCGGACCATTTGATCCAGGCGTCCTGCACCGCGTCCTCGGCATCGGCGGCGGTGCCGAGCAGACGGTAGGCCACGGAGATGAGCAGGCCGCGGTACTGCTGGAACACCTGCTGGTCGGCGTCCGCCCCGGTCATCGCGCCGCCCGGAGCCGGGTGAAGCGTCCGCCGCGGGGCCAGAACGCCCCCGAGGCGGGCATCTTCTTCATACGGCCGTAGGTCGGCCAGGGGGAGGCGCTCACGGCTTCCTTATATCTGGCCGCCGCGCGCCCTGTCAGGCAGATGCGCCGGGGGCTGTCGTCGGGCCGGGTGAACTGCACGACCGCATCGTTCCTGCCCAGGCTCACGGGTGTGTGGTAGTAGCCGAAGCGGAAGGGCTTGGGCTGCCTGCCCCGCAGTGTGCGGACGATCGACACCGCCGCGTGCACCCCGGTCGGCATCCCGCTCTGGCAGGTGCCGTGCAGGACGCCGTAGCCCTGGCGGACTGCCGCCGCGTCGCCCACGGCGTACACGTCCGGGTGCGACTCGGACCGCAGCGCGGTGTCGGTGAGGATGCGGCCGCGCTCGTCCACCCGCAGACCGGCCTCGGCCGCCAGCGGTGACACCCGGGTCCCGCCCGTCCACAGGACGACCTCGGCGGCGACGCTCTCCCCGCCCGCCAGCTCGACGGAGCCGGGCAGCACCTTCACCACCTGCTCCCCGCCGCGCACCCGCACGCCCAGCCGGTCGAGCGCGGACCGCAGATGGGCTTGGGCCTTCGGATTCATCGACGCGCCTGGTTCCTGGCGCCCCACCAGGACGACGTCCAACTGCGGGTGCCGTTCGGCGATCTCGGCGGCCGACTCGACCCCCGTCAGGCCGCTGCCCACGACGACCACCGTGCCGCTCCCGAGCCGGGCCAGCCGGTCGGCCATCGACCGCGCCTCCTCGGGGCCGCTGAGCGTGTACGCGTGGTCCTCGGCACCCGGCACCGCCGCCGTGTCGGCCACGCCGCCCAGCCCGTACACCAGCGTGTCGTAGTGCAGGACCCGCTCGTCGTCGATCCGCACGGTCCTCGTGTCCGCGTCCACCGCCGTCACCCAGCCGCGCACGAACCGGGCGCCCGTGCCCTCCAGCACCTCCGGGATGCTCAGCTCGGCGGGCTCCTGCCCCGTCGCCGTCATGTGCAGCCGGAGCCGCTCGGTAAAGCTGTCCTGGGCGTTCACGAGGGTCACGGTCAGGCCCTTCCGCCGCCCGGGCCTGGCTGCCAGCTGGACGGCCGCCGCCATGCCCGCGTACCCGGCGCCGAGGACGACGACGTGGTGGGTGGACGTTCCGTCGGTCTCACGTGTGTTCATCGCTTCCGCCTTCTTCCGCTTCCTGATGACACCCACGAGACGGAAGTTCTCCGGCGATCTGTGACATGACCAGAAGTGACCTGCGTCACAGGTGGAGCTGGGTGGGGATCCGGTCGAGCCCCAGGGGTGCGGGAGGCGGCAGTGGGGCCGCATCCCCGGCGCGGAAGGACTGGAGGAGGTAGGCGACCAGGCGCCGGGACGCGGCGGGCGCGTCCTCGCCCGCCCCGGCGGTGGCGCCGCAGTTGGCCAGCATCAGCAGCGTGATGTCCTGTACGTCGAAGTCCGGACGCAGCCGCCCGCTCTCCTTGGCCCTCCGGACCAGCAGGGCCAGCCCCTCCTCCGCACGGGCGCGCTCCTCGGTGAAGGCGGCGTGGTCGGGGAACTGGGAGAGGAACGCCTGGGTGAACCCCCGCTCCCTCGCCTGCATCATGCAGACCTTCTCGATGACCGAGCAGAAGCCGCGCCACGGGTCCGGGTCCGCGAGGCCCTCGTCCAGGACGGCGACACAGTGGGTGAGCTGCTCGGAGAACGCCTCGGACACCAGCGCGGCGCGCGTCGGGAACCGCCGGTAGAGCGTGGCGACCCCGACCTTCGCACGCCGGGCGATCGCCGCCATGGGGACGTCGATGCCCTGCGCGGCGAACGCCTCCCGGGCGGCGTCGAGAATCCGCTCCCTGTTCTCCCGCGCGTCGGCCCGCAGGCCGTCACGGGACGGTTTGTGAGACGTCTGATCAGGCATGTTTCTCACTTCGAGCCAAGTGGAGGGGTGCATCCGTTTACCCGCCTAGCCTGGCAGACATGAACGACATGCGCGCAGCGCTCTACGACCGTTACGGCCCCCCGGAGGTGCTCTACGTCGGCAGGGTCCCCATCCCGGCGCTCCAGCAGGGCCAGGTGCTGGTCCGTGTCCACGCGGCGAGCGTCAACGGCGGTGAGCTGTACGGGCGGGCCGGCCGCGTCCGCCTGGTGACCGGCCGGAAGTTCCCGCTCCGCACGGGGCTCGACTTCGCCGGGGAGGTCGCCGAGGTGGACCCCGCGATCACGGGGCTCAAGCCG contains:
- a CDS encoding NAD(P)/FAD-dependent oxidoreductase; the encoded protein is MNTRETDGTSTHHVVVLGAGYAGMAAAVQLAARPGRRKGLTVTLVNAQDSFTERLRLHMTATGQEPAELSIPEVLEGTGARFVRGWVTAVDADTRTVRIDDERVLHYDTLVYGLGGVADTAAVPGAEDHAYTLSGPEEARSMADRLARLGSGTVVVVGSGLTGVESAAEIAERHPQLDVVLVGRQEPGASMNPKAQAHLRSALDRLGVRVRGGEQVVKVLPGSVELAGGESVAAEVVLWTGGTRVSPLAAEAGLRVDERGRILTDTALRSESHPDVYAVGDAAAVRQGYGVLHGTCQSGMPTGVHAAVSIVRTLRGRQPKPFRFGYYHTPVSLGRNDAVVQFTRPDDSPRRICLTGRAAARYKEAVSASPWPTYGRMKKMPASGAFWPRGGRFTRLRAAR
- a CDS encoding RNA polymerase sigma-70 factor; translation: MTGADADQQVFQQYRGLLISVAYRLLGTAADAEDAVQDAWIKWSAADRSQVTDPKAYLVRIVSNLAMDRLRSTRHQREVYVGPWLPEPILTGGDAAETVLEAESVSMALLVVLETLSPLERAVFVLKEAFGFSHAEIAEAVERSEAAVRQAAHRAREHVRARRPRFTADRTHRREATERFFTAAAGGDMNSLMELLSPDVTLWTDGGGKVRQALRPVVGATTVASWFAAMGTVPYQGVEPADMRAEMAEINGGPGMVLSAPDRVLATVTLDFDAEGRISAIHNVANPDKLGAVGTRTPHSVRTH
- a CDS encoding TetR/AcrR family transcriptional regulator, whose product is MPDQTSHKPSRDGLRADARENRERILDAAREAFAAQGIDVPMAAIARRAKVGVATLYRRFPTRAALVSEAFSEQLTHCVAVLDEGLADPDPWRGFCSVIEKVCMMQARERGFTQAFLSQFPDHAAFTEERARAEEGLALLVRRAKESGRLRPDFDVQDITLLMLANCGATAGAGEDAPAASRRLVAYLLQSFRAGDAAPLPPPAPLGLDRIPTQLHL